CATAAGGATTGGACGGAACGACTACTTTAATGCCAGGCATTTGCGCCAAGACGCCTTCCAAACTATCCGCATGTAATTCAGGTGTCTTAACACCTCCACCAAAAGGCGCTCGATACACAATCGGACAACTGTAGCGTCCGCCTGAGCGATAGCGCATCCGAGCAGCTTGACCTGCGATCTCATCCATGGCCTCAAACACGAAACCAAAAAATTGGATTTCAGCAATAGGACGAAAGCCCTGAATAGAAAGTCCTGTCGCAAGACCTGCAATACCAGATTCCGCTAACGGCGTATCGAAAACGCGTTCAACACCGTACTTTTTTTGTAATCCATCCGTAGCCCGAAAGACGCCACCACTTTGACCTACATCTTCACCAAACAATAAAACCTTTTCATCGCGACCTAATTCCAAGTCCATCGCATTTGAAATCGCTTGAATCATTGTCAATTGTGCCATGAGAGCATCCCACCTTACGAGTCAAATTCGGTGCGCTGCGCAATCAAATCTGCAGGCAATGTTTTAAACATACTATCAATCAATCCAGGAATGGTCATTTTCTGATAAGCGTCCGCCTTCGCTAGAGCATCGTTAACTGCTGCCTTTGCCTCTTCAATGACAAGATCTTCATCTTCTTTAGACCATAAGTTTTTACTTTGCAAAAAGTTACGAAATCGCACAAGAGGATCTTTCTTTTGCCATTCTTCTTCAAGTTCTTTGCTCCGATAACGTGTTGGATCATCGCCACTCATCGTGTGCGGACCATAACGAAACGTCATGGTTTCAATTAAACTCGGACCTTCTCCAGCTCGCGCGCGATCAACTGCCTGTTTCATTGCACCATACACAGCAAGTACATCCATTCCATCGACTTGAACACCAGGGATTCCTGCTGCCACCGCTTTATTGGCCAATGTTTCAGCTGCTGTTTGTAGGGCTACTGGAACAGAAATAGCAAATTGGTTATTTTGCACCACAAACACTGCTGGTGCTTGATAGGCACCCGCAAAATTGATCCCTTCATAGAAATCTCCTTGCGATGTTCCGCCATCCCCAATATACGTAAACGCCACACGCTTTTCTTTGCGCAGTTTGAATGCTAAAGCCGTTCCTGCAGTCTGAACAATTTGTGCCCCAATGATAATCTGAGGCATAATGACATGTACATCTTGCGGAAATTGGCCTCCGTGTTGATGTCCGCGCGAGTACAAAAATGCTTGATATAAAGGCCAACCATGCCACACTGATTGTGGTACATCACGATAACTTGGAAATAGAAAATCTTCTTTTTCAGTTGCTGCTTCACTGCCTATCATGCTAGCTTCTTGCCCACCTACTGGAGCATAAAACCCTAACCGACCTTGACGAGTGAGTTTAATTGCACGCTGATCCCAAATGCGTGTAAAAACCATCTTGTGCATCAGAGAGCGCAGTTGCTCATCTGTAAGATTAGGCATTAAACTAGGGTTTACAACGTTTCCTTCTGCATCGAGAACTTGGAGATAAGTGGTTGGTTTAGTTGGCGCGATTGCGCTCATGTGCGTTCACCTCGAACGTAGTGTCATACAGTCATTTTCAAACAAACAGCGTGTTTATAAGATAATACAGCTTCTTGATATAGTATAATACAGATCATTAAAACTTGCGAACTTCTTTTTAAGTAGGACAGAATCTGTTACAAACGATAAGGCATCTGCTCTACTTTTATTGTTAGCTCACAAACCGTTTCAATATATGATTGTTCTGTATCATCGAAAGGGGACAACTACATGGACGCTCCAAAACGCAGAATCGTCGGTCATACTCTATACAGTGCTCACTTGAACGAAGAACGAACCGTGAAAATTTTTCTACCTCCTAACTACGACGAACAACTTACCTATCCCATTCTCTATTGTCATGATGGCAATGAATTTTTTTCGCATGGGCGAATTGCCACGATTGCAGCAGACATGATTCTAACAGGACAACTAACGCCCTGTCTGATTGTAGGAATTGCAGTAAACCATGAACGAAGAACGGCCGATTACTCTTTATTTGGCGAGCGCAATGATGCATACATCCGCTTTGTCACAACGGAGTGCATTCCCTACATTGAGAGTCTTTACAAAGTGAAACATGATCCTATGTACCGAGCAATGGCTGGCATTTCACTTGGGGCTGTCGTCACCCTTGAGTTATCGTTTGAAACTACTCACTTATTTAATCATATGGCACTTTTCTCCGGAGCCTATTATAATGAAGTCCTAACATATGCTAGTCGAATTCCGACTGCACATGCAACGTCCGTGTTTATGTTAGTTGGTGAACAAGAAACAGACGTAGAGACACCAGGTGGGCACCATGATTTTTTAAAAGCCAATCGAGATATGAAAGTCCTCCTAGAAGATATGGGTTTAGATGTAACCTATCAAGAAGCACCTGGAACACATATATGGGGTTTTTGGCAGCGTCATATCCCAGAGGTTCTGCATTTCCTTGACCGGGGATGGAAGGAAAGCAGTACATGAACAGTAAGTATCGCATTTTTGTAAGATAGAGGAGACGATTCATTTTGCAAGACCATGTAGACATAGAAGCAAATTCCAATTCATTAAAACAGTTGATTACAACTGCTACTGATCACATATCAGCATCGTTATTTGGAGTAGAGAATGCCATTGAAGAGTTATTTACTGCGTTTTTAGCACGCGGACATATTTTG
The genomic region above belongs to Sulfoacidibacillus ferrooxidans and contains:
- a CDS encoding alpha/beta hydrolase produces the protein MDAPKRRIVGHTLYSAHLNEERTVKIFLPPNYDEQLTYPILYCHDGNEFFSHGRIATIAADMILTGQLTPCLIVGIAVNHERRTADYSLFGERNDAYIRFVTTECIPYIESLYKVKHDPMYRAMAGISLGAVVTLELSFETTHLFNHMALFSGAYYNEVLTYASRIPTAHATSVFMLVGEQETDVETPGGHHDFLKANRDMKVLLEDMGLDVTYQEAPGTHIWGFWQRHIPEVLHFLDRGWKESST
- the pdhA gene encoding pyruvate dehydrogenase (acetyl-transferring) E1 component subunit alpha, which gives rise to MSAIAPTKPTTYLQVLDAEGNVVNPSLMPNLTDEQLRSLMHKMVFTRIWDQRAIKLTRQGRLGFYAPVGGQEASMIGSEAATEKEDFLFPSYRDVPQSVWHGWPLYQAFLYSRGHQHGGQFPQDVHVIMPQIIIGAQIVQTAGTALAFKLRKEKRVAFTYIGDGGTSQGDFYEGINFAGAYQAPAVFVVQNNQFAISVPVALQTAAETLANKAVAAGIPGVQVDGMDVLAVYGAMKQAVDRARAGEGPSLIETMTFRYGPHTMSGDDPTRYRSKELEEEWQKKDPLVRFRNFLQSKNLWSKEDEDLVIEEAKAAVNDALAKADAYQKMTIPGLIDSMFKTLPADLIAQRTEFDS